Proteins from one Cytophagia bacterium CHB2 genomic window:
- a CDS encoding DUF971 domain-containing protein yields the protein MAESLPGLNKTFAFIAPFVYYAAVNNFAGKAVFLNFAAPKGLATRFMPFDFDRDDSMPILPTNLKKADDHTLQIDWEDGVTTLYPMDFLRRNCPCASCDEARFAKPASNPLRVLQPHEIISAQVTITEAEVMGRYALHFSWSDGHREGIYTFDFLRELAQNPVCQIRQTKTE from the coding sequence TTGGCAGAATCACTGCCGGGTTTGAATAAGACATTTGCTTTCATTGCACCATTTGTTTATTATGCTGCGGTAAATAATTTTGCAGGCAAAGCAGTATTTTTGAATTTCGCAGCGCCAAAAGGGCTTGCGACGCGGTTTATGCCGTTTGATTTCGATAGGGACGATAGTATGCCAATCTTGCCGACAAATCTCAAGAAAGCCGATGATCATACGCTGCAAATTGATTGGGAAGACGGCGTCACGACGCTTTATCCCATGGATTTTTTGCGACGCAACTGCCCGTGCGCCTCTTGTGATGAAGCACGCTTTGCCAAGCCCGCGAGCAATCCTTTGCGCGTGTTACAACCGCATGAAATCATATCCGCGCAGGTCACGATCACGGAGGCCGAGGTGATGGGGCGATATGCTCTGCATTTCAGTTGGAGTGACGGACATCGGGAGGGGATTTATACTTTTGATTTTTTGCGCGAGCTGGCACAGAATCCGGTTTGTCAAATTCGGCAAACGAAAACAGAATGA
- the rlmB gene encoding 23S rRNA (guanosine(2251)-2'-O)-methyltransferase RlmB translates to MRQLSRYISLCALLFHANFRYGRGRPASAGFTQTPVVNKTSVAVALRWNFCPALSEARQTEVICLGLCVGENMPDFVIFGRNPIAEALAAEAPLKRLLLAQGVTGADINAFVQQAKARKIPLQNVPRLELDRLAKTNKHQGVLAFMAQLDYVSCETILSRVEQREPKEKPALILLDGVEDPRNLGAIIRVAEGAGMHGLVITKNRCAEVTPVTIKTAAGAAFHLPIAQVSNLASQIDWLKKRGLWIVGLDERGENTIFEMDAKMPLAIVLGGEGKGLHRLVREKCDFVYNIPMRGQVASLNVSTAAAVVCYEIVRQRRAG, encoded by the coding sequence ATGCGGCAGTTATCAAGATACATATCTTTATGCGCCCTTCTATTTCACGCCAATTTCAGATACGGGCGCGGTCGCCCTGCAAGCGCCGGATTCACTCAAACACCGGTTGTCAACAAAACCTCCGTCGCTGTCGCCCTCCGATGGAATTTTTGCCCCGCGTTGAGCGAGGCGCGCCAAACGGAAGTGATTTGTCTAGGATTGTGTGTTGGAGAAAACATGCCTGATTTCGTGATTTTTGGCCGTAACCCGATTGCCGAGGCGCTTGCGGCCGAAGCGCCGCTGAAACGGCTGTTGTTGGCGCAGGGCGTCACCGGCGCCGATATTAACGCTTTCGTGCAGCAAGCCAAAGCGAGAAAAATACCGCTGCAAAACGTGCCGCGCCTCGAGCTGGATCGACTTGCCAAAACCAACAAGCATCAGGGCGTTTTGGCGTTCATGGCGCAGCTTGATTACGTCAGTTGTGAAACGATACTTTCCCGGGTGGAGCAGCGTGAGCCGAAAGAAAAGCCGGCGCTGATATTGTTGGATGGCGTGGAAGACCCGCGCAATCTCGGCGCGATCATTCGCGTGGCCGAAGGCGCGGGCATGCACGGCCTGGTTATCACCAAAAACCGTTGCGCCGAAGTGACGCCCGTGACCATCAAAACCGCAGCCGGCGCGGCTTTTCATTTGCCAATTGCACAAGTTTCCAACCTGGCGTCGCAAATCGATTGGCTCAAGAAACGCGGTTTATGGATTGTCGGGCTTGACGAACGGGGCGAAAACACGATTTTCGAGATGGATGCCAAAATGCCGCTCGCGATCGTGCTCGGCGGCGAGGGGAAGGGTTTGCACCGGCTCGTGCGTGAGAAATGCGATTTCGTTTACAATATTCCAATGCGCGGGCAAGTCGCCTCGCTCAACGTCTCGACTGCGGCAGCCGTGGTGTGTTATGAAATCGTGCGGCAACGGCGCGCGGGATGA
- a CDS encoding hydroxymethylglutaryl-CoA reductase, whose protein sequence is MSMIPSLLLKQLYTFGSLMNIEGGIKFSIKNRLSDAMLTGIQSLKLNGHEVPREAIKLNFGNGNFLAPDQISLSNPLEFPLRKSLDIIAGVTALAEGKHNIEVVFETQPFGKLKLKVDCAISENHNHLVRIPRREEDDYAEDMIKKRQAFVEQFSEAKLHHVRQYSFDPHFTRGNCEHFTGVAQIPLGFAGPLRMNGEHAQGEFLIPLATTEGTLVASYNRGMKLLNLCGGVKCSVVGDAMQRAPVFVFEDARAGREFLKWVEANLDRIREEAEATSHVAKLQYIDPYLASKFVYLRFNFFTGDAAGQNMVGRATFAACSWILDHYDGIKHFYLESNFATDKKNSQINVMRTRGKRVTAEAVIKRDILIQQMRVEPESLAYHNGVANIGALLSGANNNGLHSANGITAMFIATGQDVANVAESSAGIIYSELTPERDLYLSITIPSLIVASYGGGTGLPTQRECLEVLGCYGKGKVHKFAEIVAGVVLAGEVSLACAISSAEWVSSHEQYGRNR, encoded by the coding sequence ATGTCAATGATACCCAGCCTGTTGCTCAAGCAGCTCTACACCTTTGGCAGCTTGATGAATATCGAGGGAGGCATCAAATTTTCGATCAAGAATCGTCTCAGCGATGCGATGCTGACCGGCATTCAGAGCCTCAAACTCAATGGCCATGAAGTGCCGCGCGAGGCCATCAAGCTGAATTTCGGCAATGGCAATTTTCTGGCGCCGGATCAAATTTCCCTCAGCAACCCGCTGGAATTTCCGCTGCGCAAATCGCTGGACATCATTGCCGGAGTAACGGCGCTCGCAGAGGGCAAGCACAACATCGAAGTCGTTTTTGAAACCCAACCCTTTGGCAAACTCAAACTCAAAGTTGATTGCGCGATTTCGGAGAATCACAATCATCTCGTGCGGATTCCGCGCCGCGAGGAGGATGATTACGCAGAAGATATGATCAAGAAACGTCAAGCGTTCGTCGAGCAATTCTCAGAAGCAAAGCTGCATCATGTGAGGCAATACTCTTTCGACCCGCATTTTACCAGGGGGAATTGCGAACATTTCACCGGCGTGGCGCAAATTCCATTGGGATTTGCCGGTCCGCTCCGCATGAACGGCGAGCACGCGCAGGGCGAATTTTTGATTCCTCTGGCAACGACCGAGGGCACGCTGGTAGCCTCCTATAATCGCGGCATGAAATTGTTGAATCTTTGCGGCGGCGTGAAGTGCAGCGTGGTGGGCGATGCCATGCAGCGCGCGCCGGTGTTCGTGTTTGAGGATGCGCGCGCCGGCCGCGAATTTTTGAAATGGGTGGAAGCGAACCTCGACCGGATTCGCGAAGAAGCGGAGGCCACCTCGCATGTCGCCAAATTGCAGTACATCGATCCGTATTTGGCGAGCAAGTTCGTGTATCTGCGCTTCAACTTTTTCACGGGCGACGCCGCCGGCCAAAACATGGTGGGCCGCGCAACGTTTGCCGCGTGCAGTTGGATTCTCGATCATTACGACGGCATCAAACATTTTTATCTGGAATCCAATTTTGCAACTGACAAAAAAAATTCTCAGATTAATGTCATGCGCACGCGCGGCAAGCGTGTCACTGCCGAGGCCGTTATCAAACGCGACATTCTCATTCAACAGATGCGCGTCGAGCCGGAAAGTCTGGCGTATCACAACGGCGTGGCGAACATCGGCGCGCTGCTTTCCGGCGCGAACAACAACGGTTTGCATTCGGCCAACGGCATTACCGCGATGTTTATTGCCACCGGACAAGATGTTGCCAACGTGGCAGAATCCTCGGCAGGCATTATTTACAGCGAGCTGACGCCGGAGCGGGATTTATATCTTTCGATTACGATTCCCTCGTTGATCGTCGCCTCTTATGGCGGTGGCACCGGCCTGCCGACCCAGCGCGAATGTTTGGAAGTGTTGGGTTGTTACGGCAAAGGCAAGGTGCACAAGTTTGCAGAAATCGTGGCGGGCGTGGTGTTGGCGGGCGAAGTGTCGCTGGCGTGCGCCATTTCCTCGGCGGAATGGGTCTCGAGCCATGAACAGTATGGCCGCAATCGGTGA
- a CDS encoding polymer-forming cytoskeletal protein, whose amino-acid sequence MLSRKDTSEPERSTGELNTIIGRGSTFEGSLTVQSSLRVDGKVIGNIQVGDSLIVGKEGEIEGEVRVRNAVIGGKVRNKILASGKVVLEAKSVVHGEVRTSRLVIDEGAIFEGKCSMSDDEKTASLPENANRSGRSNPQNMEVLSRHEMAAAR is encoded by the coding sequence ATGTTGTCGCGAAAGGATACCTCCGAACCCGAACGTTCTACCGGCGAATTGAACACGATCATTGGTCGCGGCTCCACTTTTGAAGGCTCTTTAACCGTGCAAAGCAGTTTGCGCGTTGATGGCAAAGTGATCGGCAATATTCAAGTTGGCGATTCGCTGATTGTCGGCAAAGAGGGTGAAATTGAAGGCGAGGTGCGCGTGCGCAATGCGGTGATTGGCGGCAAAGTGCGCAACAAAATTCTGGCCAGCGGCAAGGTCGTGCTCGAGGCCAAGTCTGTGGTGCATGGTGAAGTGCGAACCTCGCGCCTGGTAATCGACGAGGGCGCAATATTCGAAGGCAAATGCTCAATGAGTGACGACGAAAAAACGGCGTCGCTGCCGGAGAACGCCAATCGTAGCGGCCGTTCCAACCCGCAGAATATGGAAGTATTATCCCGGCACGAGATGGCCGCAGCGCGATGA
- a CDS encoding GMC family oxidoreductase: MSFSAGHRPVKRNLEKPSLLDYDYIIIGSGFGGSVSALRLSEKGYKVLMLEKGKWLKANDFPKTNWHLKKWLWLPALKFFGLFKITVFRHVAILSGVGVGGGSLVYANTLPVPKAKFFKAESWAHLADWENELKDFYRMALQMMGAAMNPRLETGDRALQQLAQEIGKADHCNATQVAVYFGEPGVAHPDPYFEGKGPSRTGCIFCGGCMLGCRYNSKNTLDKNYLYFAQQNGVKIQAESEVYDVTPLTKPNGSAGYQVKWQSSTSFFKAKGEFTCRGIVFAGGVLGTVKLLLKLKQSSLPRLSDKVGSGIRTNSESLIGVTVFDRKTVFSDGIAIGSILHTDEHSHLEPVRYSAGSGFWRLLMSPLVDGSNALVRGAKVAWDLLRHPLDNLRAFWVDDWSKRTQILLFMRTIDSTLRFSRGFFGMKSSLDQGAAPTAFIPEAKDLAERYARIVQGKPTALATETLLGIPTTAHILGGAVMGRDSSEGVIDKDNRVFGYENMYICDGSMISANPGVNPSLSIMALSERAMSKISPKLEQVEFLQSKLEFSDQAED, from the coding sequence ATGTCATTTTCGGCAGGACACCGGCCAGTCAAACGCAACCTGGAGAAACCATCCCTGCTTGACTACGACTACATCATCATCGGCTCTGGTTTTGGCGGCTCGGTTTCAGCATTGCGCCTGTCGGAAAAGGGCTATAAAGTTCTCATGCTCGAAAAAGGCAAGTGGCTGAAGGCGAATGATTTCCCCAAGACCAACTGGCATCTGAAGAAGTGGCTCTGGCTGCCCGCGCTGAAATTTTTCGGGTTATTCAAGATTACGGTCTTTCGTCACGTTGCGATTTTGTCGGGCGTCGGCGTGGGGGGCGGTTCTTTGGTTTATGCCAACACGCTGCCGGTGCCCAAGGCAAAATTCTTCAAAGCAGAATCCTGGGCGCATCTCGCAGACTGGGAAAATGAGCTGAAAGATTTTTACCGCATGGCATTGCAGATGATGGGCGCTGCGATGAATCCGCGGCTGGAAACCGGTGATCGCGCTCTGCAGCAACTGGCGCAAGAAATCGGCAAGGCCGATCACTGCAATGCCACGCAGGTTGCCGTATATTTTGGCGAACCGGGCGTTGCGCATCCCGATCCCTATTTCGAGGGCAAGGGGCCGAGCCGTACGGGCTGCATTTTTTGCGGCGGCTGCATGCTGGGTTGCCGCTATAATTCCAAGAACACGCTGGATAAAAACTATTTGTATTTTGCCCAACAAAACGGCGTCAAAATACAGGCTGAATCCGAAGTCTATGATGTCACTCCGCTCACGAAGCCGAACGGTTCTGCGGGGTATCAAGTCAAATGGCAATCCTCAACATCATTCTTCAAAGCGAAAGGCGAGTTTACCTGTCGTGGAATCGTATTTGCCGGAGGCGTGTTGGGCACAGTGAAGCTGTTGTTGAAATTGAAGCAATCTTCTTTGCCGCGCCTTTCCGATAAAGTCGGGAGCGGCATCCGCACGAATTCCGAGAGTCTGATCGGGGTCACGGTGTTCGACAGGAAAACCGTTTTTTCAGACGGCATTGCGATCGGTTCGATTTTACACACCGACGAGCATAGCCATTTGGAGCCGGTGCGCTATTCTGCGGGATCGGGATTTTGGCGTTTGCTCATGTCGCCGCTGGTCGATGGCAGCAATGCGCTGGTGCGCGGCGCAAAAGTGGCGTGGGACCTCTTGCGGCATCCGCTTGACAATTTGCGCGCGTTTTGGGTTGATGATTGGTCGAAACGCACGCAGATTCTCTTGTTCATGCGCACGATTGACAGTACGCTGCGTTTTTCGCGCGGATTTTTCGGGATGAAATCCTCGCTGGATCAGGGCGCTGCGCCCACGGCCTTCATTCCGGAAGCGAAAGATTTGGCGGAACGTTATGCCAGAATCGTGCAGGGCAAACCTACTGCCCTGGCAACCGAAACATTGCTCGGCATTCCCACAACCGCGCATATTCTCGGCGGCGCGGTGATGGGACGCGACAGCTCGGAGGGCGTGATCGACAAAGACAATCGTGTGTTTGGTTATGAGAACATGTACATCTGCGACGGCAGCATGATCTCCGCCAATCCCGGCGTCAATCCCTCGCTCAGCATCATGGCGTTGAGCGAGAGGGCAATGAGCAAGATTTCGCCCAAGCTTGAGCAGGTAGAATTCTTGCAATCGAAGTTGGAATTTTCCGATCAAGCTGAAGACTGA
- a CDS encoding GWxTD domain-containing protein, translating to MRITKTHEHQSRRYHKTLGSFLLGCVMLASFESGSIAPWASAALAQETGSEQKNARSQSFGRITGLPAFVLRPYRFAAADGRIRLDIRFGLVNDLLQFVKEDANRYHAAYEASLALFNYENTFVDGRTWKRHIYVESFGETNDRLHLNQEQATFNVPPGKYELRVEITDLDTHKRLRRNYPLTLADMETRRLHVSALALGHRVQETDSIAFNFAGLLTSQDERQGVYYEVYGITPGDTLQLRYTISDWRNITLEAWEHHLAAEASRLSHFEPLGRRINYQGPQTLTINVRRGADTASAQVDFRVNLPSFDPEADDSVSIDVRQMPYGVLQYISSNEEFKRIAAKADTAERDSLIAAFWRERDPSPGTAENELREEFYRRVVFTETRFSIHGLSKSGWETDRGRVYIIFGPPQEVHHRLEEEGSSPYEVWLYPHRDRYFIFRDKEGSGDYKLVNR from the coding sequence ATGCGCATAACAAAGACTCACGAACACCAATCGCGCCGGTACCACAAAACTCTTGGGTCGTTTTTGTTGGGATGCGTCATGCTGGCTTCATTTGAGTCGGGGAGTATCGCCCCGTGGGCGTCGGCGGCTCTTGCGCAAGAAACGGGCAGTGAACAGAAAAACGCTCGTTCACAGTCTTTCGGGCGCATCACGGGATTACCAGCTTTCGTTCTGCGGCCTTATCGTTTCGCCGCGGCAGACGGCCGGATTCGATTGGACATTCGATTCGGACTGGTGAATGATCTCCTCCAATTCGTCAAGGAAGATGCCAACCGTTATCATGCCGCATACGAAGCTTCGCTCGCGCTTTTCAATTACGAAAATACTTTTGTCGACGGCCGCACCTGGAAACGGCATATTTATGTCGAGAGCTTCGGCGAGACCAATGATCGCCTCCATCTCAACCAGGAACAAGCCACGTTCAACGTGCCGCCGGGAAAATATGAGCTGCGCGTTGAAATCACTGATTTAGACACCCACAAACGGCTGCGGCGAAATTATCCCTTAACGCTGGCGGACATGGAGACGCGCCGCTTGCACGTAAGCGCGCTGGCATTGGGGCATCGCGTGCAAGAAACGGATTCGATTGCGTTCAATTTTGCCGGATTGCTGACGAGCCAGGATGAACGCCAGGGCGTGTACTATGAAGTTTATGGCATTACCCCGGGCGATACGCTTCAGTTAAGATACACGATCAGCGACTGGCGCAACATCACGCTGGAGGCCTGGGAGCATCACCTTGCGGCTGAGGCGTCTAGGTTATCTCATTTTGAGCCGCTGGGACGGCGCATCAACTATCAAGGGCCGCAGACTCTCACGATCAACGTGAGGCGCGGCGCTGATACGGCCTCCGCGCAGGTTGATTTTCGCGTGAACCTTCCTTCATTCGATCCGGAAGCAGACGACTCCGTTAGCATTGACGTTCGCCAGATGCCGTACGGTGTTTTGCAATACATCAGCAGCAATGAAGAATTCAAACGGATTGCGGCCAAAGCGGATACCGCGGAGCGTGACAGCTTGATCGCCGCGTTCTGGCGCGAACGCGACCCCAGCCCGGGCACCGCAGAAAACGAACTGCGCGAAGAGTTCTATCGCCGGGTGGTTTTTACGGAAACCCGCTTCTCGATTCACGGCCTCAGCAAATCGGGCTGGGAAACGGATCGCGGCCGGGTTTACATCATCTTCGGTCCGCCGCAGGAAGTGCATCACCGGCTCGAAGAAGAAGGCTCCTCGCCGTACGAAGTCTGGCTTTATCCGCATCGCGATCGCTACTTCATTTTTCGCGATAAAGAAGGTTCAGGCGATTATAAATTGGTGAATCGGTGA
- a CDS encoding long-chain fatty acid--CoA ligase, translating into MEFKDFNNIHAMLKETVERYPRQPAYRWFPEAGRTESISWADFYEQVKQVTKSLMALGVKQNDKINILSYSCYRWVLCDLGITSAGACTVGIYHSNLAKDCQYIINHSDAVVVFAENETQLKKLLDIRKDIFRVRKVILFSGDYAGDDWVINFDAFLRLGKAVTDAEFLQRAQAPAPQDPAAIVYTSGTTGVPKGAVLTHDNLTFTAQSVLASIDIQKEDEHFLFLPLAHVFARICVYTSLLAGITTSFCRSMDTIIEDIKVVRPHWFGSVPRVFEKVYTKVVSGAEAKGGLALKIFRWACNVGNRVSDCRLNHQPVPTFTNVQYQLATKLVFHKLQAALGGRLRWCASGAAPLNPAIGKFFHAAGILILEGIGMTENTSYTNINRFNNYRFGWVGLPGPGIEQKTAADGEILFRGRNVMKEYYKMPAETAETISADGWLRSGDLGVIDANGFLRITGRKKELIITAGGKNIAPSAIENLLLTSKYISQACVLGDRRQFLCALVSLNPENVKAFAVEHDIDFKNFDELRNHERIVRLIADEVAAKNKGLATFETIKKFKIVPEFTIENGLLTPTLKIKKNLAAEVYHQEIEALYAQSSSREEGRREDVIFGRTPASQTQPGETIPA; encoded by the coding sequence ATGGAATTCAAAGACTTTAATAACATTCATGCCATGCTCAAGGAGACGGTTGAGCGCTATCCGCGCCAGCCGGCTTATCGTTGGTTTCCTGAAGCCGGGCGCACGGAATCAATCTCCTGGGCGGATTTCTATGAACAAGTCAAGCAGGTTACAAAAAGCCTGATGGCTTTAGGGGTGAAGCAGAATGACAAAATCAACATTCTCAGTTATTCCTGCTATCGTTGGGTGTTGTGTGATCTCGGCATTACCAGCGCCGGCGCCTGCACGGTTGGTATTTATCATTCGAATCTGGCCAAGGATTGCCAGTACATCATCAATCACTCGGATGCCGTTGTCGTTTTTGCTGAAAACGAGACGCAATTGAAAAAACTGCTGGACATCCGCAAGGACATTTTCCGGGTTCGCAAAGTGATTCTGTTCAGCGGCGATTATGCCGGCGACGATTGGGTGATCAACTTCGACGCGTTTTTGCGTTTAGGCAAAGCTGTAACGGACGCGGAATTTCTGCAACGCGCGCAGGCGCCTGCGCCGCAAGACCCGGCGGCGATTGTTTATACCTCCGGCACCACGGGAGTACCCAAGGGCGCTGTTTTAACGCATGACAACCTGACGTTCACCGCACAGTCCGTGCTTGCGAGCATCGATATCCAGAAAGAAGACGAACATTTTCTTTTCCTGCCCTTGGCGCATGTCTTCGCGAGAATTTGTGTTTACACCTCGTTGCTTGCCGGCATTACCACCTCGTTTTGCCGCAGCATGGACACCATCATCGAAGACATTAAAGTCGTGCGCCCGCATTGGTTCGGGAGTGTGCCGCGCGTTTTTGAAAAAGTCTACACCAAAGTGGTGAGCGGCGCAGAAGCCAAAGGCGGGCTGGCCTTAAAGATCTTTAGGTGGGCATGCAACGTGGGCAATCGCGTGAGTGATTGCCGGCTGAACCATCAGCCCGTACCCACATTCACCAATGTGCAGTATCAACTCGCGACCAAGCTAGTGTTTCACAAATTGCAGGCGGCCCTGGGCGGCCGTTTGCGCTGGTGCGCCAGTGGCGCAGCTCCGCTCAATCCGGCCATCGGCAAGTTTTTCCACGCCGCCGGTATTCTGATTCTCGAAGGCATCGGCATGACCGAGAACACTTCTTACACCAATATCAACCGCTTCAACAATTATCGCTTCGGCTGGGTCGGCCTTCCGGGACCGGGCATCGAGCAGAAAACTGCGGCAGACGGCGAGATACTTTTTCGCGGCCGCAATGTCATGAAGGAGTATTACAAAATGCCGGCTGAAACCGCTGAAACGATTTCAGCCGACGGGTGGCTGCGCTCCGGTGATCTCGGTGTAATTGATGCCAATGGCTTCCTGCGCATTACCGGGCGCAAGAAAGAGTTGATCATCACTGCCGGCGGAAAAAACATCGCGCCCTCGGCCATTGAAAATCTGCTGCTGACCTCGAAATACATCAGCCAGGCCTGCGTGCTGGGCGATCGGCGACAATTTCTCTGCGCCCTGGTGTCGTTGAATCCCGAAAACGTCAAAGCCTTTGCCGTGGAGCACGACATTGACTTCAAAAATTTTGATGAGCTGAGAAATCACGAACGAATTGTTCGTTTAATTGCGGACGAGGTGGCGGCAAAGAACAAGGGGCTTGCGACGTTTGAGACCATCAAGAAATTCAAAATCGTCCCGGAGTTCACCATCGAGAATGGTTTACTGACGCCAACGCTCAAAATCAAGAAGAACCTGGCCGCGGAAGTGTATCATCAGGAAATTGAAGCGCTGTACGCTCAAAGCAGCAGTCGAGAGGAAGGGCGGAGGGAGGATGTCATTTTCGGCAGGACACCGGCCAGTCAAACGCAACCTGGAGAAACCATCCCTGCTTGA
- a CDS encoding DUF4920 domain-containing protein: MVKPFVLFILMLCVACGKNASVEGEKYGANITLTETTPVAQILSAPEEFLGKRVLVRGEVLEVCAKAGCWMEIAGEQPDQKIKVKVNDGEIVFPLSAQGKTAQVEGEVYEINLTHEEAIGWMAHVAEEKGQPFDSASVTGPMTIYQIKGLAAVIEN; this comes from the coding sequence ATGGTAAAACCATTTGTTTTGTTTATTTTGATGCTTTGCGTTGCATGCGGCAAGAACGCCTCCGTCGAGGGCGAAAAATACGGCGCGAACATTACGCTAACTGAGACCACGCCGGTCGCGCAAATTTTATCCGCCCCCGAAGAATTTCTCGGCAAGCGCGTCTTGGTGCGCGGTGAAGTGTTGGAGGTTTGCGCGAAAGCCGGATGTTGGATGGAAATTGCGGGTGAGCAGCCGGATCAAAAAATCAAAGTTAAAGTAAACGACGGCGAAATCGTTTTTCCCCTGAGTGCGCAGGGAAAAACAGCCCAGGTTGAAGGCGAAGTGTATGAAATCAATCTGACTCATGAGGAAGCAATTGGGTGGATGGCGCATGTAGCAGAGGAGAAAGGCCAGCCCTTCGATTCAGCCAGCGTCACCGGGCCGATGACAATCTATCAAATCAAGGGACTCGCGGCCGTTATCGAAAACTGA
- a CDS encoding Hsp20/alpha crystallin family protein, producing the protein MLVKWQPAASLFSDVEKAFLHNWFSDSDAAIAFAPRVDVLESKDGFVLRAELPGLKKDNLKITLENGVLTLSGEKRYEAEKDEANYHLRETRQGKFERRFRIGEGIDRNAIKADYKDGLLTLTLPKSKEALSREIAINLN; encoded by the coding sequence ATGTTAGTGAAATGGCAACCTGCAGCCTCGCTTTTCTCTGATGTCGAGAAAGCCTTTTTGCACAATTGGTTTTCGGACAGCGACGCGGCCATCGCCTTTGCGCCTCGCGTTGACGTCCTGGAAAGCAAGGATGGTTTTGTTTTGCGCGCTGAATTGCCCGGCCTCAAGAAAGACAATCTGAAAATCACGCTCGAAAACGGCGTGTTGACGCTCAGCGGCGAAAAACGCTATGAAGCCGAAAAGGATGAGGCCAATTATCATCTGCGCGAGACGCGCCAGGGCAAATTCGAGCGCCGCTTCCGTATCGGCGAGGGGATTGATCGCAACGCCATCAAAGCCGATTACAAAGACGGCCTCTTGACGCTGACCTTGCCGAAGAGCAAAGAGGCGTTGAGCCGCGAAATTGCAATCAATCTCAACTAA
- a CDS encoding polymer-forming cytoskeletal protein, producing the protein MKLSFFEKLFGYSKTEDEVQSAVEERVHAPETLAPRYTIKPAAPAQQPPPSPRSFTSNPQQKRQAMEESGRSGDLNTIIGKGALIEGTIKVQNSMRLDGKVSGHILTTDSLVVGKEGEVTGEVRTKNAIIGGRLNGQIFASGKVVLEARATLAGDIKTAKLTISDGARFDGNVAMSEDGGIKAIAQSSQAAGPGKYDRVAGKR; encoded by the coding sequence ATGAAATTGTCATTTTTTGAGAAGCTTTTTGGATATTCCAAAACGGAAGACGAAGTCCAATCAGCGGTGGAGGAGCGTGTGCACGCGCCTGAAACATTGGCGCCGCGTTACACAATCAAACCGGCGGCGCCGGCACAGCAACCGCCGCCTTCTCCACGATCATTCACCTCCAATCCGCAACAAAAAAGGCAGGCTATGGAAGAATCCGGCAGAAGCGGCGACCTGAACACGATTATCGGCAAAGGCGCGCTTATCGAAGGAACGATCAAAGTTCAGAACAGCATGCGTTTGGACGGCAAAGTCAGCGGCCATATTCTGACCACCGATTCTTTGGTGGTGGGCAAAGAAGGCGAAGTTACCGGAGAAGTACGAACCAAGAACGCCATCATCGGTGGGCGTCTCAACGGGCAGATCTTCGCCAGCGGCAAAGTGGTGCTGGAAGCTCGTGCAACCCTGGCCGGAGACATTAAAACAGCGAAGCTTACGATTAGCGATGGAGCAAGATTTGACGGTAATGTTGCGATGAGTGAGGATGGCGGCATCAAGGCAATCGCCCAATCGAGCCAGGCAGCGGGGCCTGGCAAATATGACCGCGTCGCGGGCAAGCGCTGA